Proteins from a genomic interval of Stenotrophomonas sp. WZN-1:
- a CDS encoding NAD kinase: MSDTPRIAFLASTTEPAQMARAAMISRYGDHAPEHADVLCPLGGDGFMLQTLHRHGHLGKPVFGMKLGTVGFLMNQYRGDDDVQARIARAEPANLRPLEMVALTESGTSTGSLAYNDVSLLRQTRQAAHIGIDLNGQERVAELIGDGVLVATPAGSTAYNYSAHGPVLPLGSHTIALTPLAPYRPRRWRGAILKADTEVRFRVLDPYKRPVSVTADSHETRDVVEVTIRESKDRRVTLLFDPEHNLEDRILSEQFVF, from the coding sequence ATGAGCGACACCCCCCGCATCGCTTTCCTGGCCAGCACCACCGAACCGGCGCAGATGGCCCGCGCGGCGATGATCTCGCGTTATGGCGATCACGCGCCGGAGCATGCCGACGTGCTGTGTCCGCTGGGCGGCGACGGCTTCATGCTGCAGACCCTGCACCGACACGGGCACCTGGGCAAGCCGGTGTTCGGCATGAAGCTGGGCACTGTCGGCTTCCTGATGAACCAGTACCGTGGCGACGATGACGTGCAGGCCCGCATCGCCCGTGCCGAACCGGCCAACCTGCGCCCGCTGGAAATGGTGGCGCTGACCGAGTCCGGCACCAGTACCGGGTCACTGGCCTACAACGATGTGTCGCTGCTGCGCCAGACCCGGCAGGCCGCGCATATCGGCATCGACCTCAACGGCCAGGAACGCGTGGCCGAGCTGATCGGCGACGGCGTGCTGGTGGCCACCCCGGCCGGCAGCACCGCCTACAACTATTCCGCGCACGGTCCGGTGCTGCCGCTGGGTTCGCATACCATCGCGCTGACGCCCTTGGCCCCTTACCGGCCGCGTCGTTGGCGCGGGGCGATTCTCAAGGCCGACACCGAGGTGCGTTTCCGCGTGCTTGATCCGTATAAGCGCCCGGTCAGCGTCACTGCGGATTCGCACGAGACCCGCGACGTGGTCGAGGTGACCATCCGCGAGTCGAAGGACCGCCGCGTAACCCTGCTGTTCGACCCGGAGCACAACCTGGAAGACCGGATCCTGAGCGAACAGTTCGTTTTTTGA